ACGGGCAGCGAATGCGCATCTAGGCGCTCGGGGAGTTGCTTGATGCCGAGGAGCAGGAATTGAGTTGGATTATCGCCGCAAGGTCGTCAAACCGTACCAAGGTCGGGAACCATTACGGAACTGTACCTGTGCCCGTGGGTTACTCCGACAAGATGACTCGGAAGGATAAGATCATCCTCGCGGTCGCCGACGCCACCCGACCACTGCATGTAAGGGAGATAATCCCCATCTTGAAGTCTTGGGAATCAAAGGAGTGGTGTCAGGATATTGACAGCCTAATGTCGGTATTGCTATCGCAACTCGTAGGTGACGGAGCTCTCGTGCGCTCGAAGCGCAATGGGAAGTCGAGGATTTGAATGTGTTGCCTGAGTGATGCAAACACTTCTTTTACCCTCATTATCTTTGCTTGACATTCTTCATAATTGGGTTAGATAAACACTAAACAATATGGGCGTAGTGCTTCAAATTCTAGAGGATTTAGGGTATTCCTAAAAACCGTAGAAGTTTTTGGGGAAATTTTGTTCACAAAAAAATCTCCCCCAATCAAAAAAATGTGTGTATTTTTAGCACAAAACCAAAAGTGTCATGTCAATAATACATTTCTTAAACGTGTTACAAGGAGACTGTAATATCATAGAACATAGTAATTCAGGACGTGTAACGGTCATTGATGTTTGCAATGCAGACAGTGACGATGTTTACGAAAATGCCGAGCTAAGAAGGGCGATTTATGAAGATGTAAGTGACAATACAACAGGGAATTATGGGCAGAAAAAATATCCTGAAAATCCGATACGTTATTTGGAGAAGCTTAAGATTGAGTCGATCTGGAGATTCATCGTTAGTCATCCAGATATGGATCATCTTGACGGAATTAGGGACTTATTCAACGATCTTACGGTATGCAACGTTTGGGACACTGCGAATACAAAGGAAATCCTGGAATTTGGCAATCGCAGCAGATTCAATAAGTATGATTGGGATTTTTACAAGGCCCTGAGGAGTGAAACTGCTGAAGGGTATCGTTTTTTCAAGCTATACGCCGATAAGAATAATCCAGGAAACTATTGGACAGAAGATTATCTTAAGATACTTTGCCCAACGAAAGACCTCGTAGGGAGAGCGAACAAAAATACTGGCGATTACA
The DNA window shown above is from Bacteroidota bacterium and carries:
- a CDS encoding MBL fold metallo-hydrolase, with the translated sequence MSIIHFLNVLQGDCNIIEHSNSGRVTVIDVCNADSDDVYENAELRRAIYEDVSDNTTGNYGQKKYPENPIRYLEKLKIESIWRFIVSHPDMDHLDGIRDLFNDLTVCNVWDTANTKEILEFGNRSRFNKYDWDFYKALRSETAEGYRFFKLYADKNNPGNYWTEDYLKILCPTKDLVGRANKNTGDYNDSSYVILFTPPIGNTGNFWKILFCGDSHDDSWEYILANFKNEVSDVDVLIAPHHGRDSDRNYDFVRIVNPRITLFGNASRKHLAYSKYSSLKLTNNQAGSIVVKCTDRLYFYVKNQKFRDDWWHERGWGTAPDADARLGAYFTFSLPPK